gatgctaggtaaatgttcgtttttctctctgcctagctcgttagctatcacagctgcgccatcaccgtggcaaccaaacaaacaagcaccaggaaagcaaaaggaacacgtttttgaaactgcaggtagagtcgtatttctgactgcacagacatataaagaatatctctggtttcggcagagtcttgggtctcggaaaatatccttatattttggatttgacgtacagttttgcgtctaggttatcttgtttgaggtgtggattctagcttcatttctcttattctctgccctcagcgcgttagcaatcatagctgcaccatcaccgtaacgacagacacgcaccactcagtctctcacacaggtgattggtacgtttacttgaccatgagaaacacgattactagcaattgtcggtttatgccaataatacgattactccgtttacatgtgtaattagttatgcgattacgtctacatgattcttttgtattaatcgttgtatgctccacggacaaaacttgcaccatcatccttctgcaacaaagtgtcgccgtgtcttcctgtatcggccctactgctgtatgtttcattccatcaacacattgaatccaactaagaaagccgagtaaacacataggctacatctgctactgctaatactatcccaactataatttaatctgttaaaacgataatattcttgttacgactagctagcctacttcttctgtttaacagttaagctttcagcttctcccacattgtaggctattttagctcttagctttgttaagatgatgcagttcagcttccacactgcctcttttgtgtgactcacacatttttgaaattcatttcagcattcagcttgcgggtattttctcatttctcacttttatactttttaaaatattaaggtttttgtgcaaattattctccctttaaaagtaatggtaaatcctttcaaatcattgttggaatgctgctccagcccctttcaaaaatacctttcggttgctttgaagcttcagcttataactttctactaaattttcactattcagcttttttagcatggtaagctatccccattcaggttgtcagcattctcactgctgtttcgcaggaacagccttttctagttatatcaacttcttagttcttccgccgttttttggcctttaactcgttctgcatactttaaccgattcctacaacttttgtatcaaaacgttcagctccttcaggagatgatggctatgacttttggtatttctcacttttatactttttaagacattaaggtttttgtgcaaattattctcccattaaaagtaatggtaaatcctttcaaatcattaaaaagcttcctcctctttcaaacgtaactacttcagcttactttcagctagagacaccattcaacctttaaaatgttcacaagacattcagctattcccaaatgattcagctttttcaaatgttcagccaattttgaattatgacagtttgaaatacattaaaatgtttgctccttcttgatttttatgaatgagcagcaagcagagtgcttgctgctctttttctgatattcaactaatttgtcaaacaaattcctctaacgttcatatagtttaacttacagaaacaagttataccttaaaatgtaggaaatattgtcctctttcagccaatgtaactactaaagagctcacatttacagactttcagctatgagccttgaagcgagagcagcctttcaaattctctcactaacttcaatggagaggtgagtaaaatcagtcagagaaagcaagaaggaacaagattttgaaactgccgatagagtcgtatttctgaccgcacagacatataaaggacatctctggtttcagcagagtcttgggtctcggaaaatatccttatattttggattggacgtacagttttgcgtctaggttatcttgtttgaggtgtggatttgagctacatttctcttattctctgccctcagcgcgttagcaatcatagctgctccatcgccgtggcaaccaaacaaacacgcaccaggaaagcagaaggaacacgtttttgaaactgcaggtagagtcgtatttctgactacacatacatataaagaatatctctggtttcggcagagtcttgggtctcggaaaatatccttatattttggattggacgtacagttttgcgtctaggttatcttgtttgaggtgtggattctagctacatttctcttattctgtgccctcaccgcgttagcaatcatagctgcaccatcaccgtaacgacagacacgcaccactcagtctctcacacaggtgattggtacgtttacttgaccatgagaaacacgattactaatacgattactccgtttacatgtgtacttagttatgcgattactcaataaacacgtctacatgattcttttttattaatcgttgtatgctccacggacaaaacttgcaccatcatccttctgcaacaaagtgtcgccgtgtcttcctgtatcggccctactgctgtatgtttcattccatcaacacattgaatcctactaagaaagccgagtaaacgcactcaatggtaggctacatctgctactgctattactatcccaactataatttaatctgttaaaacgataatattcttgttacgactagctagcctacttcttcttctgtttaacagttcagctttcagcttctcccacattgtaggctattttagctcttagctttgttaagatgatgcagttcagcttccacactgcctcttttgtgtgactcacacatttttgaaattcatttcagcttgcgggtattttctcatttctcacttttatactttttaaaatattaaggtttttgtgcaaattattctccctttaaaagtaatggtaaatcctttcaaatcattgttggaatgctgctccagcccctttcaaaaatacctttcggttgctttgaagcttcagcttataactttctactaaattttcactattttcagcttttttagcatggtcagctatccccattcaggttttcagcattctcactgctgtttcgcaggaacagccgtttctagtttgtaattgatttcattcatttgcaaaaaaaaaattcttagGGCGGTAGATCATTTCACCTCAGTGAGTTATATCCTGTTGAGTTTGTATTAATGAGAGACTGGTCTGTGGTCGGCCAGAGAGAGATAGTAACCTTCCGCCGCTGTGGTTGTTTATAGACCTACGGGCCACTCCCTACAGGCTACTCCCTCAAGGCTGCCCGCTTGAAAGGAACTGCAGCCCAGAAGGAGGATactgacagagaaggagaacccCTTCCCCCACACAGCACAAGGACCCTACAAACCTATAACAGGCAGCCTTGCTGGACTAGACCCTATTATATTATCGCCCTATACAAAAACACTACTTCTACCTTGTGCATCTGTCCTAGTGGTAACCAAGGTAACAAAGGTTGAAGGTTTGGAATATTCTAGCATGCTTTGTGTACAACAGGTGGCATGTGTTGTAATCACCAGGTGGCACAAGGTGCCCATGGGTAAGCAAAAAGTGGATCACCATGCCAACGTAAGCTGTGAAATGACAATGCAGGTGGGAGTGCTGTGAGATTTTttgatggtttgtgtgtgtgccatgtgtgCCAGTGTGCATATGTGGCATAGAAAATGACATGAGGGAAACCATTAGTCAAAGGCATTTTAAGTTTGTTTCTGCAGAATTTTATTGTGAAATCAGAATAACTGATGAACCACACTGGCCAAAACACCTCACTTTCCGTATATTATTAATCATGTTGGTGAGCAGTCCTGAAGATGAGGAGACATCCCCATGAGGATAATagatatggagagagtgagTCCAGGTGTGTTGCCATAGTGATAGCCAGAAGAGTATTATGGGTAGTTGTTGaaatgcataaataaataaatacagtacaAGAAGCCTGTTGGAAAGAGACTGTCAATGTTCATATAGTTACAGTACTCTCTAAGGCAGAGTAGGTGCAATGTCTCTCCCaatgaacacacatgcacacatattgaATGCAAATGCTTACAgtactgttcacacacacatacacacattgagagagcagaaaaaataaataaataagcgcTTAAaaatacatgaacacacatacagtacccaaacacatacacacaccatccgGCAACTGATGAAAACACTGGAAGCAGCCCACTGATGGTTCAGGGACTGTGGTTTGGAAAGGCGTACAACAAAAAAAGCACTAAGAATTTGAAGGGAAGATCTGAACACAGCAGATCTGTAAAcaacaccccccgcccccccatcaACTCGACATCCAGGGGTGGTGACCAGTCGTGtgacatacgtgtgtgtgtttccatcttCATATGCCCTTGTAGTTCGACCAATGGGATAAATAAAGTGCTCTAAAAACTGAAGATGGCTGAGAAGGCACTCGTTGTGTAACTTGGTTCTGACATGTTGAAGAAAATGACTTTAGCGGAGGTTAGGCAACCATGTAGATTGGTATAACAACAGACCTATTCATTGAACTGACCGGACTGAAGTTTGAAGAATGGGTCGAACAATTAAAGCTTCAACTCGTCAATTTCATGAAAATTGACTAATAGTTTTGGCCAGTAAACGTGCAGTATGCTGCCATGTATATGTGATCAGATATAGACAGTGGAATGTGCAGAAAGATGTGAcacaaaaggaaagaaaaacaacTACAAAATAATTTAGAACCAAACAATGAACAAGCATTCCAGGCTTTGTTCTTCTGTGAGCTTGACATCAGAACTGACAGGGATTTCACTGTGGCTGAGGCTTGATATTTGAATATTCATAGAGGCATTACAAGCTTGCTGCTTAAAAGTTGTTTTAAGAACAATAACACATGAAACAGAACAATAAGTAACACAGAGTTATAATGACAATTGGTTGAAATGATAAATCCAGTTGCTTGTCAGTATCTGTCCATTTTCCCATCTTGAGAGATGCAACATTTTGTGGACTTGTTTTATAAATATATGTAGCTGTAAGTTACTTCTTGTTAATCTGCATTTAGCAACGTTGTAAAGTAAGTAACATAAATACAAACGTTTGCCTCAGAATAAACACCCACTTATAGGTAACAACAAGGGTAACAACTGGGACTTAAAAAGTACTCAATCTTTCCGGGATGACAGTGGGCCCATTCGGGTTTCCCTTTTAGGATTTTCACCAACTTTGTCTGAGGCACCTGCCCTTTTCCTGCTGTGAAGGTAGGGACCCTGACCAAAAAAACAACCATGTACGGCATCTTGAGGAGATAGGTGGGActgaagagaaagaagagaaggatggccagagagagaaagagagaagattaagagggcaggagagaagagaaggagggcaggagagagagagggaacgtgaagagaagagggacagatattgagagagagaacagagagggccAGTGAGATAGAGGCCTATGTTTGAGCTTGTTTGGAGCATCAGCCTTTGTGTAAACTGTTCATTATGTTTTTGTGTGACTCTTTGAGATAGACTACATACAGGATCTGATATAGCACAACCCCCCCTGAAATACAGTTCAGATGCTGACTAAGATGCTACATGGCAACAACGTCAGCAGGAGTGTTTAtgcaccagctgtgtgtttgtgtgtgtgtctgttggcatTTGAGCATTTGTACAATAAAGGATGTAGGAGAGCTGAAAAAGGATATATTGTTGTTCTAAGTGGATGGGGGTTGTGGATGTAGGCCAAACCAGTGGCCCTCTCCATCATCACATCCAGATGTGGAGTTGGGCTACAGACCATGTTCCTCCAAACCAGTTGCTCATtatacctcaacacacacacacacacgcacggctgTTATATATCAAAAGCAACACAAAttgctaccatactgtacagcaGCAGTTCTACAAGCCTGTCCAAACGAAAAAATGAATTATTTGTATAACTGACATAATCACTCCTTAACTGTGCCCGTGTAGACCCAGACAGTAACAGACATTACCCTGTAAAACATATCTGTCTTTAGTCAGTATTAGAAAGAAATGACATACGTGTAAAAAAAAGTATCATGACTGCTCTCCCTGACTCTGCCTGCTTTTCTGTCTCAGTTAAAGTTAAAATTCTCATCTATTTCAGCTACCTAGTCACATTGTGTAAAAATGACCTCTAGACAAGACCTAACAATGGCAGTTTCAACCCGCTAGTATGACTGACTTTGGCAGGTGAATATAGACCATTATCACTTGTATTCAGTTGCAGTTGTGGTTGTCTGTATTGTTGATATGTATAGTCAGACCCTCGCTATCTTAGCAGACCTCTATTCTCACTGTTTGAATGACACTGATATGAGTTTAGATGACTGTGTCATCCATGTCAGTGTTCCAACCTTTTTGGCACCAGGTTTGACTGCAGGGAATGGGATAATAAAGCATGAAATCCCATGAGATAGCCCATCTATTCACGCACAGAATAACAAAGGCGCCCAAACAACCTGACGCAATTGTACGCCCTTCATGAATTCTGAATCAATAGAAATCTAGTGAGTTTCCCAGAGACAAATGTGGAAAGACAATAACAACAAACAGACTATTACAACAAAACTTGTAATAACAGTTCATCTCttaaaaaaatcaatttaaataatatttttgtattgctgcttgcagcaacATTTCAAAaggcaacaaaaacaaaacaggaaaacaccaacaataacaaaaaagattcttaaccaaacatttaaaaataaatgtgtttagTCGTCAGAGAATGAGAGTGTATGGGAGCGTGGCTATAGGCGTGTAAACTGGTTGGTTTGCAAGAGCAGGCAAGGTTATAAGAATATCGCCCATCTTCCTTCCGTTAACCCTTTCTAAAGCACACTGGGTatctctcctctgcttctctcttagAAAATGGGAGGTAACCCTCCATCACAAGGGCACATACATATCTTTCTACTTCCTATGGTGCAAAGTCTAGAATGTTCTGTGTCAGGGCTGCAGAGAAGGCCCTCAGGTTTTAGGAGTTCTAGTTCAGGTTTTCTTCCCAAACCACAGTAAGAAGACCAGTGCTGTAGCCATACTACTGTTACAACTCTTGGCCCAAGATTGTTTCACAAGCACTCTCATTTGACGGTTGGATAGAGCTAAGTCAATAGCCAGctattgggtgtgtgtgtgtgtgtgggtaaggtAGTCAAAATGGCAGCCAGCCAGCTGATTACTGAAATGCAGGACTCCATCATCGAGACTGAGGGCATGGCATGTCAACAGCAGAGAAAAGGGAGGTGTATGAGCATTTAGTTTttgtttaaattattattattatttttacaatTTGACAAGAGTTTCTCCATCGGTTGggattaaataaacaagttccCATGATGCTTTGGGGTCAGGGCGCGTGCAAGGTCACCATTAGCTGCGTGGAATCCAAAGCCGCCGAACTGTTCCAGGAGCTCATTTACATATAGAACACAAAGTGCCTGTTCTCCAGGGGAGCCCTGCTCACCTCCTTtctgtcctccttcctcctaacactcacacaccatcgGATCACcttactaacccccccccccctctcaatcCCATGTTAGAGCAGAGTGGACACTTCCTCACAAACAAGCTGACATCACCAcctactctctgtctctatttgaGACAGAGAGTAGTCGGTAGTTTTCAAATCAAGTTTTTTCCGTGATAAAAGTTGGACCTCTCCCCATTCTCTCGAGGTTCCGCGGATTTTGCCACTCAGCAAAGGACCCTCCTCAGAGTCCTCGGTCCCGTAAGTGGCCCCCCTCCGCTAGTCAAGACGGAGGTAGCTGGGCGTGGAGTAGTTGAACATGAGGAAGTCCATCTTGTAGAGCTGGTACAGCTGTCTCTGCTGCAAGGAGCTCACGTTGCCGAAGAACTGCGCCGTCATGGCATCCGTGGTGCGGGTGGACTTGGCGTACGACGGGAAGCGCACCGAATCACTGGCGCCCGCCAGACGCAGCACGTAGTTGGCATCCTCCTCCAGAGATTCATACTTGCCCACCAGGTCGTAGTGGACGTGGCATGGGTGGCACAGTTGGTACACCGTCTGCCAGTGCTCATTCAGCGGGCCGTCGCGCTGCGTCGCCGGGTCCACCAGGTAATCGGCAAACTCACGGAACTTGACGTCGGCGCCGTTGGCCAGCGCCTCCTGCGTGGCGTTCTTGCGGTAGCGGCGGACGATGCGAGTGCCAAAGCGTCGGTGAAAGGAGGAGTTGTACTTGAGGGTGAACTTGTTACGGTATGCCGAGACGAGCCTCTCAAAGGGCTCGCGGACAAAGAGGAACTTGAGGTAGGTCTTGAGGCGGTGGTTGATCTCTGCGATGCTGTACTGGTTTAGGGTCTTCAGGTTGGAGGGGACGTGGGCTTCATTGGATGGGATCTCCATGGGGTCGCTGGCACAGATAGACACGAAATAGAGGATCAACGAACATCCCAGTCATATCGTTAAGACTACTAGAACTAACCTTTACCAATCATTCTACAACCCCTCTTTCAACCCCCCCCACGTCAGAAAGTCTTCACCCCCCACCGACCTGTATTTCCCGTGGCCCGTCAGTACCATCATGACACGCTTCCAGTTGGTGCAGGCCACCTTGGGTACGTAGCAGTAGATGAGCTCGTGCTCCTCATCTACCACCAGGTGCTTCAGGTCTCCGGGCGTCAGGACCCGCCGCTTTCGGCTGGACGCGCTGTGGGCCCGGCACGACTCCAccacctggtctctcctggccTGGTGGAGGACAGCGCTGCCAGAGAGCTCCGACTGGAGGGAAagacggaaggagagagagagagagagagagaaggggaggaaaaaAGCATAAATTGAATTAGTCTACAGGGATATGCCAAGATGATGATGAGGGGGGAACAAAGGGTGGATGAGAGAATAAGGGAAAGAAGATAGTGAGATGTAGTGGAAGGAACGCAGTGTTATGCATATGTATTGTGCCTGCTGATTGTTTTTCCTCACAACCATAATTCCTCTCCAAGGCAATGCCAACTGGCCACGTTTCCTGGGAGTCAAAATAAATCATGCCCTGCATCTCTGCATTCACTCCCATGCATGGGggaaataaaagagagagagagacagagagagactgaagttACTAGactacacacaccatccagggCGTAGATGGCCGGGTAAGGGAGTCAAAGTTGGACATCTAACACCTCTAACAGGCAATGGatccgttaacagagaatacggcccatactcttgacctggggaaaggatctgttaacagagtgtatggttttatatatacagaccaggggtgaaccaaatgtatgtgtgttacttgtaatcctacttttattagttattttattgtagaatcttggtttagtaaatttgggtcattatttgacttgctaattttactttgtctaggtcagagttggcaaactctgatagcgtacaagaactctggtcgcgtgaagtatttaaacaaatatgtaaaacaatctgtattcttgatctgaggcaaaggatctgttaacagagaatacggcccatactcttgacctggggaaaggatctgttaacagtgtatggttttatatataccaggggtcggcaacccgcagctctagagccgcatgcggctctttagcgccgccctagtggctccctggagctttttcaaaaatatgaaaatggaaaaagatggtgtgaacatattttttgttttaattattaaaacagaaatgttgaaaaaataattatacacatttttacagcaaaatgtgtgtgtataataaatattttatttcaacatgtctgtcaacgaagatttacgtcatagcctgcgacacacgtttctttcagctcggcgtaatgccagacaggtggctgttgcaaacaaaccggcgggtgtgtcatgggccatggatcccaaagggaaaaagagaaagatagctgaggagaacagaggattcaacagtttttggaccgaatcatttgctttcattgccaatgcggaaggattgcctgcatgtttgctttgcaatgagaagttgtcaaataacaaaaagagtaacgtggaaagacatttccaggcatgctacatttgcagccgagtacccagttgggagtgagagaaaaagtgcgattgcatgaatgctcattatgtatttgtagcctacttatcattttgatagtaatatagctaatatagaccaattatcaccctatgtcacaccactgtcaagcatgctcaactgcgcatgtcggctgcaaaggacggacttctcccaggtatacacttggatcaggtcatcatatatctctggccactggatttcagagcttgacattaactttttgaggcacttgtcctttgaacaaatacatttacgtttcatttgtccatgcacaaaagtcacttgacccccgataccttaaatatcctgaccgagtgatagggcaaaactagcctggctaacggaggtcactttttcaggcaaatgacgaatgaaacaggctcggttaaagaaatccgagatgttggctatcttcagcaggctcgtatctacaaaaggtagtcctccctgacgtttttactgtagaatggagtgaacgggcaaaactaggctggctcgggcaaaactagcctggctaacgaaggtcgctttctcaggcaaatgatgaatgaaacaggcttggttaaagaaatccgagatgctggctatcttcagcaggcttgtatctacaaaaggcagtcctccctgacgtttatagtggagaatggggtgaaatacaacattgtgcacactgccagtgagcgacccgagtctgactgaggctaacaacgtcaaaacagtgtaacggggacgccgtctcactcagattgccagttttacacaaatcacaaaaataatcggaccagctggctaaaagcagaattcccatatctctttaaagctgccctgcttgacttttaaggtgtataattgactgtaaaactgtaaaattatgaactttgtgacgtgaagacatggctgccgcataagatgcggtctaccgggcgacattctcactcaaatttcaagactttcgtaacccaaatcaaaattctgatgtgacagatcaatggagaatcgacttttctcttaaaggctgtccttctcgaagtttttggtctttttaaatcgtactatttgtataatccgtgtacttctctaaccattataaaggctatcatttcccggttttctgcagccacattgcgcgcgcatcccgaa
The Osmerus eperlanus chromosome 17, fOsmEpe2.1, whole genome shotgun sequence DNA segment above includes these coding regions:
- the chst11 gene encoding carbohydrate sulfotransferase 11 isoform X2: MKQNLLELMRMSRICRMVLATCLGSFILVIFYFQIMRRNPFAADMCCRKGSRNALQDLYNPSQSELSGSAVLHQARRDQVVESCRAHSASSRKRRVLTPGDLKHLVVDEEHELIYCYVPKVACTNWKRVMMVLTGHGKYSDPMEIPSNEAHVPSNLKTLNQYSIAEINHRLKTYLKFLFVREPFERLVSAYRNKFTLKYNSSFHRRFGTRIVRRYRKNATQEALANGADVKFREFADYLVDPATQRDGPLNEHWQTVYQLCHPCHVHYDLVGKYESLEEDANYVLRLAGASDSVRFPSYAKSTRTTDAMTAQFFGNVSSLQQRQLYQLYKMDFLMFNYSTPSYLRLD
- the chst11 gene encoding carbohydrate sulfotransferase 11 isoform X1 — translated: MKQNLLELMRMSRICRMVLATCLGSFILVIFYFQSMFQPVMRRNPFAADMCCRKGSRNALQDLYNPSQSELSGSAVLHQARRDQVVESCRAHSASSRKRRVLTPGDLKHLVVDEEHELIYCYVPKVACTNWKRVMMVLTGHGKYSDPMEIPSNEAHVPSNLKTLNQYSIAEINHRLKTYLKFLFVREPFERLVSAYRNKFTLKYNSSFHRRFGTRIVRRYRKNATQEALANGADVKFREFADYLVDPATQRDGPLNEHWQTVYQLCHPCHVHYDLVGKYESLEEDANYVLRLAGASDSVRFPSYAKSTRTTDAMTAQFFGNVSSLQQRQLYQLYKMDFLMFNYSTPSYLRLD